In Kordia antarctica, the following proteins share a genomic window:
- the guaB gene encoding IMP dehydrogenase produces MTAHNDKILGEGLTYDDVLLVPAFSEVLPREVNIQTKFTRNITINVPIISAAMDTVTESAMAIAMAREGGIGVLHKNMSIERQAQKVRKVKRAESGMIIDPVTLPLTATVADANANMKEHSIGGIPIVDENGILKGIVTNRDLRFEHDNERPIVEVMTSKNLITSSEGTSLKDAEAILQKHKIEKLLIVDDTYKLKGLITFRDITKVTQKPIANKDTFGRLRVAAALGVTSDAVERAAALVKAGVDAVVIDTAHGHTKGVVDVLKAVKAKFPDLDVIVGNIATGDAARYLVKAGADAVKVGIGPGSICTTRIVAGVGFPQFSAVLEVAAAIKGSGVPVIADGGIRYTGDIPKAIAAGADSVMLGSLLAGTMESPGETIIYEGRKFKSYRGMGSVEAMKEGSKDRYFQDVEADIKKLVPEGIVGRVPYKGNLDESIHQFIGGLRAGMGYCGAKDIETLKETGQFVRITASGINESHPHDVVITKESPNYSRR; encoded by the coding sequence ATGACAGCACACAACGACAAAATTTTAGGCGAAGGACTCACATATGACGATGTTTTATTAGTTCCCGCTTTCTCCGAAGTACTTCCAAGAGAAGTCAACATTCAAACAAAATTTACAAGAAACATAACGATCAACGTTCCTATCATTTCGGCAGCGATGGATACAGTTACCGAATCGGCAATGGCAATTGCAATGGCGCGTGAAGGTGGAATTGGTGTGTTACACAAAAACATGTCCATTGAACGGCAAGCACAAAAAGTTAGAAAGGTAAAACGTGCCGAAAGCGGAATGATTATCGATCCAGTAACGTTACCACTAACAGCAACTGTTGCGGATGCAAATGCAAACATGAAAGAACACAGCATTGGCGGAATTCCAATTGTGGACGAAAACGGAATCCTAAAAGGAATAGTAACGAACAGAGATTTACGTTTTGAGCACGACAATGAGCGTCCAATTGTTGAGGTAATGACAAGTAAAAACTTGATCACTTCTTCCGAAGGAACTTCATTAAAAGATGCAGAAGCAATTCTTCAAAAACATAAAATAGAAAAACTTTTAATTGTAGATGATACATACAAACTAAAAGGATTAATCACATTCAGAGATATTACCAAAGTAACGCAAAAGCCAATTGCAAACAAAGATACTTTTGGACGTTTGCGAGTTGCGGCAGCTTTAGGTGTTACTTCAGATGCTGTGGAAAGAGCAGCAGCGTTAGTAAAAGCTGGAGTTGATGCCGTTGTGATTGATACCGCGCACGGACACACTAAAGGCGTTGTAGACGTTTTAAAAGCCGTAAAAGCGAAGTTTCCGGACTTAGATGTCATTGTTGGAAATATTGCCACAGGTGATGCCGCTCGGTATTTAGTAAAAGCTGGCGCAGATGCAGTAAAAGTTGGAATTGGTCCAGGATCAATCTGTACAACGAGAATTGTTGCAGGAGTTGGTTTTCCTCAATTTTCAGCAGTATTGGAAGTTGCTGCGGCAATTAAAGGTAGTGGCGTTCCAGTTATTGCAGATGGAGGAATTAGATATACTGGAGACATTCCAAAAGCAATAGCGGCTGGCGCAGATTCTGTTATGTTAGGTTCATTATTAGCTGGAACAATGGAATCTCCAGGAGAAACTATTATTTACGAAGGAAGAAAATTCAAATCATATCGTGGAATGGGTTCCGTAGAAGCAATGAAAGAAGGTTCAAAAGATCGGTATTTTCAAGATGTAGAAGCTGATATCAAAAAATTAGTTCCAGAAGGAATTGTTGGACGTGTTCCATATAAAGGAAACTTAGACGAAAGCATTCATCAATTTATTGGCGGATTGCGCGCAGGAATGGGATATTGTGGTGCTAAAGACATAGAAACTTTGAAAGAAACTGGACAATTTGTACGAATTACGGCAAGTGGAATCAATGAAAGTCATCCGCATGATGTAGTAATTACCAAAGAATCACCAAACTATTCAAGAAGATAG
- a CDS encoding hydroxymethylglutaryl-CoA lyase: MENIKIIECPRDAMQGIKMFIPTEKKVQYIQSLLRVGFDTIDFGSFVSPKAIPQMVDTAEVLSKLDLSTTKSKLLAIVANIRGASDASTHPEIQYLGYPFSISENFQMRNTHKTIAESIETLQEILNIADKTDKEVVAYLSMGFGNPYGDPWNVEIVGEWTEKLSNMGVKILSLSDTIGSSTPEVIEYLYANLIPNYPEIEFGAHLHTTPTSWHEKIDAAYKAGCRRFDGAIQGFGGCPMAKDELTGNMPTEKMVSYFTAAKANSGVHAMSFESSYNEASKIFNQYH; the protein is encoded by the coding sequence ATGGAAAACATTAAAATAATAGAATGCCCACGAGATGCTATGCAAGGCATCAAAATGTTTATTCCTACGGAAAAAAAAGTACAATACATTCAATCATTGCTTCGTGTTGGTTTTGATACGATCGATTTTGGAAGCTTTGTTTCTCCGAAAGCCATTCCACAAATGGTTGATACTGCTGAGGTTTTATCCAAATTAGACTTATCTACAACCAAAAGCAAGCTCTTAGCAATTGTTGCCAATATTCGTGGCGCATCTGACGCAAGTACACATCCAGAAATTCAATACTTAGGCTATCCGTTTTCCATTTCTGAGAATTTTCAAATGCGGAATACTCACAAAACCATTGCAGAATCGATAGAAACATTACAAGAAATTTTAAACATAGCTGACAAAACAGACAAAGAAGTTGTTGCATATCTTTCGATGGGATTTGGAAATCCGTACGGCGATCCTTGGAATGTGGAAATAGTAGGCGAGTGGACAGAAAAACTTTCCAATATGGGCGTAAAAATCTTGTCATTATCAGATACAATTGGTTCTTCCACACCAGAAGTGATTGAGTATTTATATGCAAACTTGATTCCTAACTATCCAGAAATCGAATTTGGCGCGCATTTACACACCACACCAACTTCGTGGCACGAAAAAATTGATGCGGCTTACAAAGCAGGCTGTAGACGTTTTGATGGCGCAATTCAAGGTTTCGGCGGTTGCCCGATGGCAAAAGATGAACTTACAGGAAACATGCCAACCGAGAAAATGGTTTCGTATTTCACGGCAGCAAAAGCAAACTCAGGTGTGCATGCCATGAGTTTTGAATCATCTTACAATGAAGCTTCTAAGATTTTCAATCAATATCATTAG